A stretch of DNA from Calditerricola satsumensis:
GGACGTTCCTGATGGTGAAGCCGGACGGCGTGCAACGGAATTTGATCGGCGAAATCGTGTCGCGCTTTGAACGGAAAGGCTTCCAGCTCGTTGCGGCCAAGCTGATGATGGTCAGCCGCGAGCTGGCGGAAAAGCACTACGCCGAACACAAGGACAAGCCCTTCTTCGAGGAACTCGTCAACTTCCTCACCTCGGGCCCGGTGTTCGCCATGGTGTGGCAGGGCGAAAACATCATCGAGGTGGCCCGCGCCATGATGGGCAAAACCAATCCGGCCGAGGCGGCCCCCGGCACCATCCGCGGTGATTTTGGCGTCAGCATTGGCATGAACGTCATCCACGGCTCCGATTCGCCGGAAAGCGCCGAGCGGGAGATTGCCCTGTGGTTTGACGAGAAGGAAATCCTGTCGTACGAGAAGACGATCAACCGTTGGGTGTAACGCCGCACGCCAAGGAGACGAACCGGCGACCGCCGGTTCTTTTTTTGGCCGCGGCCGCCGAACGGCAAGCAGGGAGAGGAGGAACGGGGAAAGCTGCTGGCCATGGACGATCGGGATTACGCGCAGTTTCTCGCCGCCGTCAAGCGCCTCGCCGGCGTCGATCTGGCCCAGTATAAAGCGCAGCAGATGAGGCGCCGGCTTTTGTCGTTCCGGGACCGCCACGGCTTTGCCGACTTTGCCGCCCTCGCCGCCGCGCTGAGGCGGGATGGCCAACTGCTGCGGGCGTTTCTCGACTATGTGACGATCAACGTGTCGGCCTTCTTCCGCAACCCCGAGCAGTGGAAAGTGCTGGAGACGCGCATCCTCCCGCGCCTCGTGCGCGAACGACCGCGCGCCCTCGCGTGTTGGAGCGCGGCGTGCTCGACGGGGGAGGAACCGTATTCGCTGGCCATGCTCCTTTTGCACACCCAACCGGCGGTGCGGTTTGAGGTCCTGGCCACCGACATCGACGCCAGCGCGCTGGCACGGGCCGAGGACGGGTGGTACGAGGCGGCCAAGGTGCGTGACGAGGTTCCGCTCGCCCTGCGCGAGGCCTATTTCCGTCCGGAGGGCGACCGCATGCGGGTGGACGAGCGGGTGCGCCGGCGCGTGCGCTTTCGGCGCCACGACCTCCTCGCCGACCCGTTTCCTTCCGGCTTCGACCTCATCGTGTGCCGCAACGTGATGATCTACTTTGCCGACGCGGCCAAGGAGCGCCTGTACCGCCAATTCCACGACGCCCTGCGCCCCGGCGGCGTCCTGTTCGTGGGGAGCACCGAGCAGATCTTTTCCCCGCACCGCTATGGCTTTGTCCTGGAGGCGCCCTTCTTCTACCGCCGGGCAACCGAATAGGGTTCCATTCAGATGGAAAACCTAGGATTACGAGCTGCGTGGAGGCGGTGCGATGGACAAAGGGCAAATTCTCGAGGCGTATCGCCGTGGGCTGCTCACGCTTCAGGAATGCGCCCGCCTTCTGGGCCTTTCCCCGGACCGCGCGCGCGAACTTTTTGACAAGCCGCGCGAGGAGCGCACGGCGCCGTAGCCGGCTGCATCACCCTGCAGCCGGCTTTTTTTTGGCGTCGGTGGGAAACCGGCGCCGCTTTCACTTTTGGCGTGCGCGTTGCGACCAGGGGCTTGGTCGAGGCGGGCCCGAGAGAGTATAATATCCGCAAGTTCCGTAGGGGGAGAGGAGAGAGACGCGTATGCGATACTTGACGGCAGGCGAATCCCATGGCCCTCAGTTGACGGCGATCATCGAGGGCTTGCCCAGCCACCTGCCGCTGTCTGCGGAGAGGATCAATGAGCAGCTGCGGCGCCGGCAACAAGGATATGGCCGCGGCCGGCGCATGCAGATCGAGCAAGACCGCGTGCGAATCGTCGGCGGCGTTCGCCATGGGAAGACCACGGGGGCGCCGGTGGCCCTCGTGATTGAGAACAGGGACTGGGCGCACTGGCAAGCGATTATGAGCGTGGAACCGGTGGAGGAGGAGGCGGCGCGCCGTCGCGTGAGCCGCCCCCGCCCCGGGCACGCCGACCTGAACGGGGCGCTCAAGTACAACCACCGCGACATGCGCAATGTCCTCGAGCGCTCCAGCGCCCGGGAGACGGCGGCGCGGGTGGCCGTGGGCGCCGTGGCCCGGCAGCTCCTCGAAGCCTTCGGCATCCGCATCGGCGGCCACGTGCTGGAGATCGGCGGCGTGCGCGCCCAGGTGCCGGAGGGCTTGTCCCTTGACGAGCTGGTGCGGCGGGCCGAGGCGTCGCCCGTGCGCACGGTCGACCCCGAGGCGGAGGCGCGCATGATCGCCCGCATCGACGAGGCCAAGGCCCAGGGCGATTCCCTTGGCGGTATCGTCGAGGTGATCGTCGAAAACGTCCCGCCCGGCCTCGGCAGCCACGTGCACTGGGACCGCAAGCTGGACGCGCGCATCGCCCAGGCCGTGGTGAGCATCCAGGCCTTTAAGGGTGTGGAGTTCGGCATCGGCTTTGCCGCGGCGCATTTGCCCGGCTCCCAGGTCCACGACGAGATCGCCTGGGAGGCGGGGCGCGGCTACTTTCGGAAGACCAACCGCGCCGGCGGGTTCGAGGGGGGCATGACCACGGGCATGCCCATCGTCGTGCGCGCGGTGATGAAGCCGATCCCCACGCTGTACAAGCCCCTGATGAGCGTCGACATCGACACGAAGGAGCCCTATGCCGCGTCCATCGAGCGCTCCGACACCTGCGCCGTGCCCGCCGCCTGCGTGGTGGCGGAAAACGTGATCGCGTGGGAAGTGGCCCGGGCCTTCGTCGAGAAGTTCGGCGGCGACAGCCTGGACGAGATGCGGCGCAACTACGAGGCCTACCTTCGTCACGTGGAGGCGTTCTGACATGCGCGAACTGGTGGTGGACCTGGGCGCGCGGTCGTATCCGATCCGCATCGGTCCAGGACTGCTCACGACGGTCGGGGAGCATCTCAGGGAGCGCGGCGTGGGCCCGGAACGGACCCTCTTTGTCGTCACCGACGAACACGTCGGCCCGCTGCATTTGGAGCGGGTGCGGCGCGCCCTCGAGGGCGCCGGGTACCGCGTGGCGCACGTGACGGTGCCGGCCGGCGAGCGGGCCAAGAGCCTCGCCGTCTACGCGCGCGTGATCGAGGCGATGATCCGCGCCGAGCTGGACCGGAAGAGCGTCGTCCTCGCCCTCGGCGGCGGGGTGGTCGGCGATCTGGCCGGCTTTGCCGCGGCCACCTTCATGCGCGGCGTGGACTACGTGCAGCTGCCGACGACGATCCTCGCCCACGACTCGAGCGTCGGCGGCAAGACGGGCATCAATCACCCGCTGGGGAAGAACCTCATCGGGGCCTTTCACCAGCCCCTCCTCGTCCTCTACGACACCGACACGCTGAAGACGCTGCCTCCAAGGGAGGTGCGTTCCGGCCTGGCCGAGGTGGTCAAGCACGCCGCCATCGGCGAGCGGGCCTTCTTCGACTGGCTCCTGGCGCAGGTCGACGCCGTGGCCGCCGGTGACGCCGACGCCCTCGGCGAGGCGCTGTACCGCGGCTGCCGGGTGAAGGCCCAGGTGGTCGCGCGGGACGAGCGCGAAACGAGCCTGCGGGCCATCTTGAACTTCGGCCACACCGTCGGCCATGCCCTGGAGGCCCTCGACGGCTACGCCGGACTCACCCACGGCGAGGCGGTGGCCATCGGCATGGTGGCGGCGGCGGCGCTGTCGGAACGGCTGGGGGTGGCCGTCGAGCCGGTGGCGGAGCCGATCCGCGCGCTGCTGGAGCGCTTCGGGCTGCCGACGCAGGTGCCGGCGCGGTTTGATCCGGCCCGCGTGCTCGAGGCGATGAGGCGCGACAAGAAGCGCCAGGACGGCAAGCTGGTCATGGTGCTCCTTGCGGCGATCGGCCAGCCGGTTGTGGTTCGCGACGTGCCGGAGGCGGCGGTGCGCGCCGTGCTGGAGGATTGCCGGCAGCAAGGGGATTGACAAACGGGGATCGATCCGGTACGGTAGTAGTCAATAACGGTTGGTGTGAAACGAGAACGGTCAGGAACAAAAGCGATCGCGCTGTCGTTTGGGAGTAGAGTTGAGCAGAGCGGAGCAGAGCTGAGCGGGAGCGGAGGAGAGCCGAGGAGAGCGGAGTGGAGACGAAACCGCGTTCCGACGGACAGACCCGCGGGACACGCCATAAGGCTTGCGCGTGTCGGGAATCGTTCCCGTTTCGTTTTCCCCGGCCAGCACAACCGAACGCCTTCTCTCGCTCAGCCTCTTCGAACATCGCTTCGGAGAGGTGATTTTTTTGTTTGCCCCTTCCTTTGTCGAGTGCTTGGCTTACGCGCCGCGCTATGCGGCCGTCCCCGTCGCCTTCACCCTGTTCGGGGATACGGAAACGCCCGTGTCGCTGTACGCGCGGGTGCGCGGCCCTGACACCTTCCTCTTGGAAAGCGTGGAGGACGGCAGGCATTGGGGGCGGTACTCCTTTCTCGGCCTTGCCCCCCGGCTGCGCCTGCACGTTCGGGACGGGCGGGCGCGCCTGGTGACGCGCGAGGGACAGCAGACGGTGGCGGAGGGTTCTCCGCTGGCGCTCATTCGCCGCCTCTTGGCGCGGTACCGGAGTCCCCTCGTGCCGGTGCTTCCGCCGTTCACCGGCGGCCTCGTCGGCTACTTTGCTTACGATTGGGCGCGCTACGCCGAGCCCAGGCTGCCGCGCCACGCTGCAGCCGACCTGCCGACGGACGACGCGGTTCTGCTCCTTGCCGATCGCGTGGTGGCCGTCGACCACCTGACGCACCGGATCCACGTCATCGGCCAGCTGCCCCTGCCGCCGGGGGCGACGCGGGCGGAGCTCGCGCGGGCCTACGACGCGCTGTGCCAGGAGCTGGCCGACATCGCCGCGGGCCTCTTCGTGCGATCGGTCGCGGACCCCTTCCCCCCAGCGGCGTTTGGGCAGGGCGCCCCGGTGGACGTTCCGCTCGCCGATCGGCTTGAGAGCAACATGAGCCGCGACGCCTTTCTGGCCGCCGTGCGGAAAGCGAAGGACTACATCGCTGCAGGGGATATCTTCCAAGTTGTTCTGTCGCAGCGCTTTGCCGTCGAGACGGCGACCGACCCGTTCGCCGTCTACCGCGTGGCGCGCGCGCAGAGCCCGTCGCCGTACCTGTTTTACCTCGAACTCCAGGGTTGCACCCTCGTCGGCGCATCGCCGGAGATGCTCGTGCGCGTGGCGGGCGACCGCGTCGAGACGCGCCCCATCGCCGGAACGCGCCCCCGCGGGCAAACGCCGGAGGAGGACGCGCGTCTGGAAGCCGAGCTTCTCGCCGACGAGAAGGAGCGCGCCGAGCACGTGATGCTCGTCGACTTGGCCCGCAATGACGTGGGCCGCGTGGCCCGAACGGGCACGGTGGACGTGGCCCGGTTCATGGCTGTCGAACGCTACAGCCACGTGATGCACCTCGTGTCGACGGTGACCGGCCGGCTGCGGGAGGGGCAAGACGCCCTCGACGCTCTCCTGGCCTGCTTTCCGGCCGGCACCCTGTCCGGGGCGCCCAAGGTGCGGGCCATGGAGATCATTGCCGAGCTGGAGCCGTGCGCGCGTGGGCCCTACGGCGGCGCCGTGGGCTATTTGGCCTTCAACGGCAACCTCGACACGTGCATCGCCATCCGCACGGCCCTCTTTGCCGGTCACAGGGCGTACGTCCAAGCCGGGGCGGGCATTGTCGCCGATTCGGTGCCGGAGCGCGAGTACGACGAGACGGTGAACAAGGCCAAGGCCATGCTCCGCGCGCTGGAGGAGGCCGAGGGGTGGGCCCGCGAGGCCGGAGCGCAAGGAGAGCCGAGAGAACGAGAACGAGGAGAGCCGAGAGAGGAGGAGCTGAGCCGTGCTGAAACCGTATCTTCGTCGCGTCGTTGAGGGACGGTCGCTGTCGCGCCAGGAGGCGCGCGAGGCCATGCTTGCCATCATGGCCGGGGAGGCGACGGCGGCGCAGATCGCCGCGTTCCTCGTCGCCCTGCGCATGAAAGGGGAGACGGTGGAGGAGATCGTCGGGTTTGTCGAGGCGATGCGCGCGCGGGCCGTGGCGCTGCCCATCCGCGCCGACGGGCTCGTCGATACTTGCGGAACGGGCGGCGACGGCGCCGACACCTTCAACATCTCTACGGCCGCGGCCATCGTCGCCGCATCGGGCGGGGTGAGCGTGGCCAAACACGGCAACCGCGCCGTCTCGAGCCGATGCGGGAGCGCCGACGTGCTGGAGGCCCTCGGCGTGGCCATCCAGCTGACGCCGGAGGGGGCGGCGCGCTGCCTGGAGCGGACGGGATTGTGCTTCCTGTTCGCCCCGCTGTACCACCCGTCCATGCGCCACGCGGCGGGGCCGCGGCGGGAGATCGGGTTGCGCACCGTGTTCAACCTTCTGGGCCCCCTGGCCAATCCGGCCCGCGCCGAGCGGCAGGTGGTCGGGGTGTACGACCGGCGGCTCGTCCCCGTGGTGGCCGAGGTGTTGCGGGAGCTCGGCGCGCGCCACTGCCTGGTCGTCGCGAGCCACGACGGCCTCGACGAGCTTTCCGTCGCCGCGCCCACCGACGTGTGCGAAGTCAAAAACGGCCGCATCACATCGTACACGGTGACGCCGGAGGACGTCGGCCTTTCGCGCCATGGGCCCGAGGCGATGCGCGGCGGCGACCCCGCCGCCAACGCCGCCCTGATCCGCCGCGTCTTCGCCGGCGCGGAAGGGGGGCCCGCGACGTGGTGGCCCTGAACGCCGGGGCCGCCTTGTATGTGGGCGGCCGGGCGGCAAGCCTCGCCGAAGGAGTGCGCCTCGCCAAGACCCTCATCGACGAGGGAGCGGCAGCGGCCAAACTGGAAGAGCTGATTCGCGTCTCGGAGGTGCTGGCTCGTGCTTCATGAGATCCTGAAACAGAAGCAGCGCGACGTAGCTGACGCGCGCCTGGCGCGTCCCGTCGCCGAGCTCGAGCGGGCCGTGCGCGACCTTCCGCCTTGCCGCCCCTTTGCCCGGTCCCTCGCCGAGAGCTCGCGTCCGGTGGCGGTGATCGCCGAGGTGAAAAAGGCCAGCCCCTCCAAGGGCGTTATCCGGCCCGATTTCGACCCGCGGGCCATCGCCCGCGCCTACCGCGCGGCCGAAGTCGACGCCGTCAGCGTGCTGACCGACCGCGCCTTTTTCCAGGGCGCGCCGGAACACCTGGCGGCGGTGAAGGCGGAGGTGGTGTGTCCGGTCCTGCGCAAGGATTTTCTGATCGACCCGTGGCAGGTGTTTGAGTCGCGCCTCCTCGGGGCCGACGCCGTGCTCCTCATCGCCGCGGCGCTGGCGCCGAACGAGCTGAAGGCCCTGTACCGCCTCGCCACCGATCTCGGGATGGACGCCCTCGTCGAGGTGCACGACGAGCGGGAGCTGGAGGCGGCGCTGAACCTGGGCTGCCCGCTCATCGGCATCAACAACCGCAACCTGCGCACCTTCGTCACCGACCTGTCCGTGACGGAGCGGCTCATCGCGCGGATCCCCGCCGGCGTCACCGTGGTGAGCGAAAGCGGCATCGCCTCAGCGGCGGACGTCGCCCGCCTGCGCGACCTCGGCGTGCGTGCCGTCCTCGTCGGCGAGCATTTCATGCGCCAGGCCGACATCGCCCGCGCCGTGGTCGCGCTGGTTGGACCGGCGGGGGTGCGCGCATGAGGGGCACGGAACCCTTCGCCGACGCGCCGGCGATGGGCCGGATGGGCGGCGCGCCGGTGGCGCAAACCGGACCGGCGCGCGGGGGCGCGGACGAGCAGGCGCTCGGAAAGGGGGGCGGGACGCCGGGCGTGACGGTGAAGATCTGCGGCCTGCGCCATCCCGACGACGCCCGGCACCTTGAAGGCCTGCCCGTCGCCTTTGCCGGATTCGTGTTCGCCGAAAGCCGCCGGCGGGTGACGCCGGAAGAGGCCGCCGCCATCGCCGCTGCCCTGCCGCCCGGGGTGCGCGCCGTCGGCGTCTTCGTCAACCCGGGGGACGCCGAGCTGGAAGCCGTCCTCGCTGCCGTTCGCCTTGACGCCGTGCAGCTCCACGGCGACGAGACGCCGGAACGCTGCGCGCAGGTTCGCGCGCGCTATGGCCTGCCCGTCATCAAGGCGGTCGGCGTGCCGGATGCGCCCGACGCGCCGACGCGGGACGTCGCCCGCGCCGTGGCGCGCTACGCGGCGGTGTGCGACATCGTCCTCCTCGACACGGCCTCGCCGCAACGCGGGGGGACGGGGCGCCGCTTCGACTGGCACGTCATCCCGGCGGCCTTTGTCGCCGCCCACCGTGCGGGAGCCCGCCTCTGGGTGGCCGGCGGCATTGCCCCGGAAAACGTCGGCGCTCTGGTGGCGCGCCATCCGCTGGACGGCATCGACGTGTCCTCGGGAGTCGAGACACAGGGACGAAAAGATCCGACGCGCATACGCGAATTGGTGGAAAGGGTGAGGGCCTATGTACCGCTATCCGGATGAGCGCGGCAAATTTGGCCGTTTCGGCGGGCGCTATGTGCCGGAGACGCTCATGCAGGCGCTGGAGGAGCTGGATGAGGCGCGCCGTACGATCCTGCCCGATCCGGCTTTTCGCCGCGAGCTGCACGAGCTGCTCACCACCTACGTCGGCCGTCCCACGCCCCTCACCTACGCCGAACGCCTGAGCGAGGCGGTCGGCGGGGCGAGGATTTTCCTCAAGCGCGAAGACCTCACCCATACCGGGGCGCACAAGATCAACAACGCCCTGGGACAAGGGCTGTTGGCCAAGCGCATGGGCAAGCGGCGCCTCGTTGCCGAAACGGGCGCCGGCCAGCACGGCGTGGCCACGGCCACGGTGGCGGCGCGGCTGGGCCTTTCGTGCACAGTGTACATGGGCGAAGTGGACACCCGGCGCCAGCGGTTGAACGTCTTCCGCATGCGCCTGTTGGGGGCCGAGGTGGTGCCTGTCACCGCGGGCTCGCGGACGCTGAAGGACGCGGTGAACGAGGCCATCCGCGACTGGGTGGCCCATGTCGACGACACCCATTACCTGCTCGGGTCCGTCGTCGGTCCCCATCCGTATCCGGCCCTTGTGCGCGACCTGCAGCGCATCATCGGGGACGAGGCGAAGGCCCAGCTGCGCGAGGCCACCGGCCGGCTCCCCAACGTGGTGGTCGCCTGCGTCGGCGGGGGCTCCAACGCCATGGGCATCTTCACGGCCTTCCTGGAGGATGACGGGGTGGCGCTGGTCGGGGTGGAGGCGGCCGGCAAGGGCCTTGACACGGACGCGCACGCCGCCACGCTCACCAAAGGCCGGCCCGGCGTGTTGCACGGCATGTACACGTACCTGATCCAGGACGACGACGGCAACGTCCAGGAGGTCCATTCCATCTCCGCCGGCCTCGACTATCCGGGCGTAGGGCCGGAGCACGCCTTCCTGAAGGAGACGGGCCGGGCCACCTACGTCGCGGTGACCGACGCGGAAGCCCTGGAAGCCGTAAAGCTGCTCGCCCGCACCGAGGGGATCCTCCCCGCCCTGGAGAGCGCCCACGCGGTGGCCGAGGCGGTGCGGCGGGCGCGGGAAATGGACAAGGACGCCATCGTCCTCGTCTGCCTGTCCGGCCGCGGCGACAAGGACGTGGAGACGATCCATCACCACCTGGGAGGCGATCTGTGATGGCTGCGCTGGCGCAGGCCTTTGCCCGCACCGACCGTCCGGCATTTGTCCCCTTTCTCGTTGCCGGCTATCCCACGCCCGAGGCGACGGTGGAGCTGGCCCTCGCCCTCGAGGAGGCGGGAGCCGATGTGCTGGAGCTCGGCGTGCCCTATTCCGACCCGCTGGCCGACGGCCCGGTCATCCAGACGGCGGCGGCGGCCGCCCTGGCGCGGGGCATGACCGTAGCCGGCGTCTTCGAGCTCCTCGTCCAGATGCGCCGCGCCGGGCTGACCCTTCCCGTGGTCCTCCTCGCCTACGCCAACACCGTGCTGCAAAAAGGGGAGCGGGCCTTTGTCGACCGGCTGCGAGCCAGCGGCGGAGACGGGCTGATCGTGCCCGACCTGCCCCACGAGGAAGCCGGGGAGCTGCGCGCGGCCGCCGCTGCGGCGGAGGTGGCCCTCGTGCCCCTTGTCGCGCCGACGTCCCGCGGGCGGATCGCCCGCATCGTGACCGAGGCCACCGGCTTCGTGTACGCCGTCTCGTCCCTGGGCGTGACGGGGGAGCGGGATGCGCTGCACCCCGACCTGCGCGCCTTCTTGGCCGACGTGCGCGCCGCCTCGCCCGTACCGGTGGCCGTGGGGTTCGGCCTGCACCGTCGGGAGCAGGTACGGGCCGTTGCCCCCTTTGTCGACGGAGTGATCGTCGGCAGCGCGCTGGTGCGCCTCGTGATGGAACGGGAGGACGACCTGGCCTCCCCGGCGCGCCGCGGGGAAGCCCTCGCCGCCGTGCGCCGCTTCGTGGCGAATTTGCTGAATTGAAGCGTTTTCCGTGAAGGAAAAAGGATTTGTCACCGACGCGCGCGCGCAGTAAGATAAAAAGAAAATTGGCAATCGGCAGAGGTGGTATTTCGGTGCGGCCCAAAGCCCACATCGTCGACCTGCCGGTGTACCAGCCGGGCAGACCGATCGAGGACGTCAAGCGCGCCTATGGCCTGACGGACGTGATCAAGCTCGCGTCGAACGAGAACCCCTTCGGCTTCTCGCCGCGGGTGCGCGAAGCCGTGACCCGGGCACTTCCTTTGGCCAACCGGTACCCGGACGGCGCGGCCACCGCGCTTCGCCGGGCGCTGGCCGCGCACCTCGGCGTGGCCGAGGAGGCCCTCATCTTCGGGAACGGCTCCGACGAGATCGTCCAGCTGATCGCGCGGGCCTATCTCGCCCCGGGGACGTCGACGGTGATGGCCACCCCGACGTTCCCGCGCTACAAGACGAACGCGGTGATCGAAGGGGCCCGCGTGATCGAGGTGCCCCTGAAGGACGGGCGATGCGACCTCGACGCCATGGCCGCGGCCGTCACGGACGACACGCGCGTGGTGTGGGTGTGCAACCCGAACAACCCCACGGGCACCATGGTGACCCACGACGAATTGGCGGCCTTTTTGGCCCGCATGCCCCGCAACGTGCTTGTGGTGCTCGACGAGGCCTATGTCGAATACGTCACCGATGCGCGCTTCCCGCGTTCCCTCGAGCTCCTGCGCACCCACGAGAACCTGATCCTCCTCCGCACCTTCTCGAAAATTTACGGCCTGGCCGGATTCCGCATCGGCTACGGCATCGCCGCCCCGGCGGTGATCGACGCGCTGAACCGCGTGCGCGAGCCCTTCAACACCTCCTTCGTGGCCCAGGCGGCCGCCCTGGCCGCGCTGGAGGACCAGGCCTTTGTGGCTGCGTGCGTGCAAAAGAACGAAGAGGGCAAACGGCAGCTCTCTGACGGCTTTGTCCGCCTCGGCCTGCGCCACTACGAGACCCACGCCAATTTCATCCTCGTCGACGTCGAACGGCCCGCCGGCGCCGTCTTTGAGGCCCTCTTGCGGCAGGGCGTCATCGTCCGTTCCGGGGAGGCCCTCGGCTTTCCCACGGCCCTGCGCGTGACGATCGGCGACGCGGCGCAAAACCGTCGCCTGCTCGAGGCGCTGGCGGCGGCGCTGGTGGAGGCGTAGGGACGTGCGCGTCGCCGTTGTGGGTGTGGGCCTGATCGGCGGGTCGCTGGCCCTGGCCCTCAAGCAGCGCCCCGACGTCGTCGTGATCGGCTGCGATTCCAACCCCGCGAGCCTGCGCACCGCCCTCGCCCGCGGGGCCGTCGACGAGGTGACCGATCGGCTGGAGGAAGCCGTCTGCGAAAGCGACGTCGTGTTCCTGAGCGCCCCGGTCAGCGAGCTGTACGCCCTTGTCGACCGTCTCGCGGAACTTCCGCTTCCGCCGGGCGCCATCGTCACCGACACGGGGAGCACCAAGGCCGGCATCGTGCGCGCCGCGCGCAAGCTGGCCGCGCGGGGCGTGACGTTTATCGGCGGGCATCCCATGGCCGGGTCGCACAAGTCGGGCGTGGAAGCGGCGCGGGCCGACCTGTTCGAAAACGCCTACTACGTCCTGACGCCGGAGGAGGATACGCCCGCCGGTGCCGTGGCCGCGCTGTCCGACCTGCTGGCCGCCACACGGGCCAAGGTGGTGACGATGGATCCGATGGCCCACGACCGCGTGGTGGGGGCGATCAGTCACCTGCCCCATGTGGTGGCCGCCGCCCTCGTCAACCTGGTGGCCGACCTGGGGGCGGAAGACGCCTGGTACGAGCGCCTGGCCGCGGGAGGCTTTCGCGACCTCACGCGCATCGCCTCGAGCAACCCCAGCATGTGGCGGGACATCGTCCTCGACAACCGCTCCGTGCTGCTTGACCACCTGCGGCGGTGGCAGGACGCCCTGGCCGCCGTCGTCGCCCACGTGGAGGCGGGCGACGCCGCGGCCATCGAGCGGTT
This window harbors:
- the ndk gene encoding nucleoside-diphosphate kinase, which gives rise to MQRTFLMVKPDGVQRNLIGEIVSRFERKGFQLVAAKLMMVSRELAEKHYAEHKDKPFFEELVNFLTSGPVFAMVWQGENIIEVARAMMGKTNPAEAAPGTIRGDFGVSIGMNVIHGSDSPESAEREIALWFDEKEILSYEKTINRWV
- a CDS encoding CheR family methyltransferase yields the protein MDDRDYAQFLAAVKRLAGVDLAQYKAQQMRRRLLSFRDRHGFADFAALAAALRRDGQLLRAFLDYVTINVSAFFRNPEQWKVLETRILPRLVRERPRALACWSAACSTGEEPYSLAMLLLHTQPAVRFEVLATDIDASALARAEDGWYEAAKVRDEVPLALREAYFRPEGDRMRVDERVRRRVRFRRHDLLADPFPSGFDLIVCRNVMIYFADAAKERLYRQFHDALRPGGVLFVGSTEQIFSPHRYGFVLEAPFFYRRATE
- the aroC gene encoding chorismate synthase; amino-acid sequence: MRYLTAGESHGPQLTAIIEGLPSHLPLSAERINEQLRRRQQGYGRGRRMQIEQDRVRIVGGVRHGKTTGAPVALVIENRDWAHWQAIMSVEPVEEEAARRRVSRPRPGHADLNGALKYNHRDMRNVLERSSARETAARVAVGAVARQLLEAFGIRIGGHVLEIGGVRAQVPEGLSLDELVRRAEASPVRTVDPEAEARMIARIDEAKAQGDSLGGIVEVIVENVPPGLGSHVHWDRKLDARIAQAVVSIQAFKGVEFGIGFAAAHLPGSQVHDEIAWEAGRGYFRKTNRAGGFEGGMTTGMPIVVRAVMKPIPTLYKPLMSVDIDTKEPYAASIERSDTCAVPAACVVAENVIAWEVARAFVEKFGGDSLDEMRRNYEAYLRHVEAF
- the aroB gene encoding 3-dehydroquinate synthase, which codes for MRELVVDLGARSYPIRIGPGLLTTVGEHLRERGVGPERTLFVVTDEHVGPLHLERVRRALEGAGYRVAHVTVPAGERAKSLAVYARVIEAMIRAELDRKSVVLALGGGVVGDLAGFAAATFMRGVDYVQLPTTILAHDSSVGGKTGINHPLGKNLIGAFHQPLLVLYDTDTLKTLPPREVRSGLAEVVKHAAIGERAFFDWLLAQVDAVAAGDADALGEALYRGCRVKAQVVARDERETSLRAILNFGHTVGHALEALDGYAGLTHGEAVAIGMVAAAALSERLGVAVEPVAEPIRALLERFGLPTQVPARFDPARVLEAMRRDKKRQDGKLVMVLLAAIGQPVVVRDVPEAAVRAVLEDCRQQGD
- the trpE gene encoding anthranilate synthase component I, whose protein sequence is MFAPSFVECLAYAPRYAAVPVAFTLFGDTETPVSLYARVRGPDTFLLESVEDGRHWGRYSFLGLAPRLRLHVRDGRARLVTREGQQTVAEGSPLALIRRLLARYRSPLVPVLPPFTGGLVGYFAYDWARYAEPRLPRHAAADLPTDDAVLLLADRVVAVDHLTHRIHVIGQLPLPPGATRAELARAYDALCQELADIAAGLFVRSVADPFPPAAFGQGAPVDVPLADRLESNMSRDAFLAAVRKAKDYIAAGDIFQVVLSQRFAVETATDPFAVYRVARAQSPSPYLFYLELQGCTLVGASPEMLVRVAGDRVETRPIAGTRPRGQTPEEDARLEAELLADEKERAEHVMLVDLARNDVGRVARTGTVDVARFMAVERYSHVMHLVSTVTGRLREGQDALDALLACFPAGTLSGAPKVRAMEIIAELEPCARGPYGGAVGYLAFNGNLDTCIAIRTALFAGHRAYVQAGAGIVADSVPEREYDETVNKAKAMLRALEEAEGWAREAGAQGEPRERERGEPREEELSRAETVSSSRR
- the trpC gene encoding indole-3-glycerol phosphate synthase TrpC, producing MLHEILKQKQRDVADARLARPVAELERAVRDLPPCRPFARSLAESSRPVAVIAEVKKASPSKGVIRPDFDPRAIARAYRAAEVDAVSVLTDRAFFQGAPEHLAAVKAEVVCPVLRKDFLIDPWQVFESRLLGADAVLLIAAALAPNELKALYRLATDLGMDALVEVHDERELEAALNLGCPLIGINNRNLRTFVTDLSVTERLIARIPAGVTVVSESGIASAADVARLRDLGVRAVLVGEHFMRQADIARAVVALVGPAGVRA
- a CDS encoding phosphoribosylanthranilate isomerase, translated to MRGTEPFADAPAMGRMGGAPVAQTGPARGGADEQALGKGGGTPGVTVKICGLRHPDDARHLEGLPVAFAGFVFAESRRRVTPEEAAAIAAALPPGVRAVGVFVNPGDAELEAVLAAVRLDAVQLHGDETPERCAQVRARYGLPVIKAVGVPDAPDAPTRDVARAVARYAAVCDIVLLDTASPQRGGTGRRFDWHVIPAAFVAAHRAGARLWVAGGIAPENVGALVARHPLDGIDVSSGVETQGRKDPTRIRELVERVRAYVPLSG
- the trpB gene encoding tryptophan synthase subunit beta; this encodes MYRYPDERGKFGRFGGRYVPETLMQALEELDEARRTILPDPAFRRELHELLTTYVGRPTPLTYAERLSEAVGGARIFLKREDLTHTGAHKINNALGQGLLAKRMGKRRLVAETGAGQHGVATATVAARLGLSCTVYMGEVDTRRQRLNVFRMRLLGAEVVPVTAGSRTLKDAVNEAIRDWVAHVDDTHYLLGSVVGPHPYPALVRDLQRIIGDEAKAQLREATGRLPNVVVACVGGGSNAMGIFTAFLEDDGVALVGVEAAGKGLDTDAHAATLTKGRPGVLHGMYTYLIQDDDGNVQEVHSISAGLDYPGVGPEHAFLKETGRATYVAVTDAEALEAVKLLARTEGILPALESAHAVAEAVRRAREMDKDAIVLVCLSGRGDKDVETIHHHLGGDL
- the trpA gene encoding tryptophan synthase subunit alpha, which gives rise to MAALAQAFARTDRPAFVPFLVAGYPTPEATVELALALEEAGADVLELGVPYSDPLADGPVIQTAAAAALARGMTVAGVFELLVQMRRAGLTLPVVLLAYANTVLQKGERAFVDRLRASGGDGLIVPDLPHEEAGELRAAAAAAEVALVPLVAPTSRGRIARIVTEATGFVYAVSSLGVTGERDALHPDLRAFLADVRAASPVPVAVGFGLHRREQVRAVAPFVDGVIVGSALVRLVMEREDDLASPARRGEALAAVRRFVANLLN